Genomic segment of Paenibacillus sp. FSL R5-0623:
TAAGCAATTCAAGCACCATAAGTGCGGCCGCTGCATTGTCACATTGATGTGAGCCCTGCATGCGTATGCGAACGTCCAGGTCACGAAACGGGCCTGTAAAATGAAAAGATTGTCCGTTCTCATTGCTGTCCAGTCTATGATAAGAGAATTGATCTCCAGCCAAATACACGCTTGATTGAAGCTGCTGTGCTTTCTCCTGAATCACCTTCACAGCTTCGGGTTGAGTCGCGCAAGTCACAACGGGTACTCCCGGCTTGATAATACCTGCCTTTTCTCCAGCAATCTGCTCAATCGTATCTCCAAGCACATCCGTATGATCCATACCAATGTTGGTGATGACGGACACAACAGGTGCGACAATATTCGTTACGTCCATCCTTCCCCCTAGCCCCGTCTCCCATACCACAACGTCAGGGTAACACTCCTCTGCATAGTACAGAAGCGCGAGAGCCGTGGATACCTCAAACATCGTGGGTGATCCAAGCGGAGTGGAGGCCATTTCCATGACCAGTGGATGTAATCGATTCGAGAGCTTAAGCAGGATTTCTTCAGGAATATCCTCACCGTTGTATTGAAAACGGTTTGTAAACTTGGTGATATAAGGCGACGTAAAAGTACCCACATCATATCCAGCCTGAAGAAGCACTGACGTCAAAAAAGCGCAAGTCGAACCTTTGCCGTTCGTTCCCGCGACATGAATAAATTTGAGACGTTGGTGTGGGTTGCCTAACATGGACATCAGACTCTCGATTCGTTCCAATCCAGGTCGGATGCCAAAAGGAATAAGGCCATTGATCCAGTCCACGGCCTCGTTATACGTAAGTAAAGGAGCTGCTGCATCTGTCCCGTCTAATTCCGTCATCTGATTCACCTTCGGTCCCGAGTTTGAGTGAAAAAAGCGGCCGGATGGCATAATGGCTCTCCATCCGACCCAAATATATTAACCTTTCAGTTCCTTGATTCGTGCAATCACTTTATCCCGTTTATCGGAATAATCGGCTTGCTTGGCGCGCTCTTCCTCAATAACTTTGGCAGGAGCTTTGGCTACAAAGCCTTCATTCGCCAGCTTTTTCTCTACACGGAGAACTTCGCCCTCAAGGTTCTCCAACTCTTTCTCCAAACGAGCCACTTCCTGCTCGATATCAATAAGACCTGCGAGCGGCAAGTATAGTTCTGCCCCCGTAATGATCGCAGTCATTGCCTTATCCGGTGAGTTTAAATCCAGCCCACTATCGAACTCGGACGTATTACAGAAACGTTTGATGTAGTGACTGTTACGCTCAATGATGCTGGACGTCTCAGGACTGTTTGCTTTGACCATCAACTCGATCTTTTTGCTCATCGGCACGTTCACTTCTGCACGAATGTTTCGCACTGCACGAATGGTATCCATCAGCAGGTTCATCTCGGCAACAGCCTCTGGGTTCTCCAGAGCAGGATCATATACTGGCCATGATGCCAGCGTAATGGTCTCACCTTCATGCGGCAGATGCTGCCAGATCTCTTCGGAGATGTATGGCATAAACGGATGAATCAGGCGCATGGTCTGATCAAGCACATAAGCAAGCACGGATTGTGTTTTCTTCTTGGCAACCGGATCTTCCCCATAGAAGGACAGCTTAGCAAACTCAATGTACCAGTCACACAGGTCATCCCAGATAAAGTTATACAACACACGACCCGTTTCCCCAAATTCATACGCTTCGATTAGACGCGTAATATCGCGGGAAGTTTCGTTCAGACGGTGCAAAATCCAATAATCCGCTGTACCAAGCTCTCCGCTAATGTCACGTTCCTCATAAGTGAATCCTTCCAGATTCATCAATGCAAAGCGCGAAGCATTCCAGATTTTGTTGGCAAAGTTACGAGCCTGCTCCACCCGTTCCCAACGGAAACGCAGATCCTGACCTGGCGTGCTGCTGGTTGAGATCATGTAACGCATTGCATCTGCGCCGTATTTCTCAATCACATCCAGCGGATCTACACCGTTGCCCAGTGATTTGGACATTTTACGTCCATCTGCATCACGAACAAGACCATGCATCAGCACATCCTTGAACGGAATCTCATCCGTGAATTCCAATGCAGTGAAAATCATACGTGCAACCCAGAAATATATGATGTCATACCCTGTCACAAGTACACTTGTTGGATAATAACGTTGCAGATCTTCCGTATCTTCCGGCCAGCCTAGTGTGGAGAATGGCCATAAGCCGGAGCTAAACCAAGTATCGAGTACGTCTTCGTCCTGTCTGAGCTTGCGTCCAGCATACTCTGGCAGCGTTGTTGGATCTTCAGCAGATACGATGATTTCACCTGTTTCTTCATCATACCAAGCAGGTATGCGATGTCCCCACCACAGTTGACGGGAAATACACCAGTCCCGAACGTTTTCGATCCAGTTCAGATAGGTTTTCTCAAAACGGTCTGGAACAAAATTAACCCCTTCGCCGCTCTGTTGTTTCTTGATCGCTCTCTCTGCAAGTGGCTTCATCTCAACGAACCACTGTGTAGAAAGATACGGCTCAACAACAGCTCCGGTACGTTCACTGTGTCCAACCTGATGCGTGTGATCCTCAATATTGATCAATACGCCCTGCTCTTTCAAGTCAGCAACAATCTGCTTGCGGCAGTCACTGCGATCCAGTCCCTGATACTTGCCAGCCTCAGCATTCATTGTTCCGCTCTCATCCATTACAGTAATTTGAGGCAGATCATGACGAAGACCTACTTCAAAGTCATTCGGATCATGTGCAGGCGTGATTTTAACTGCACCACTTCCGAACTCTTTATCCACATAATCATCAGCGATAATTGGAATTTCGCGTCCAATGATTGGCAGTACAAGTACTTTACCAATCATATCTGCATAACGCTCATCCTTCGGATGAACAGCAACCGCTGTATCACCCAGCATCGTTTCAGGACGCGTTGTTGCCACGGTAACGTAGCCACTTCCGTCTTTGAGCGGGTAACGCAGATGGTACAAGTGACCCTGAACCTCTTTATATTCAACCTCAATGTCGGACAGAGCTGTCCGGTTCACCGGGTCCCAGTTAATGATACGTTTGCCTCGGTAAATAAGGCCTTTTTCATACAGTTGAACAAATACTTTGCGAACCGCTTGGGACAGACCTTCATCCAGCGTAAAACGTTCACGTGAGTAGTCAAGCGACAATCCCATTTTGCCCCATTGCTGACGAATGGTAGTGGCATATTGATCTTTCCAGTCCCATACTTTCTCCAGGAACTTCTCACGTCCCAGATCATAACGAGTCAGACCTTCTTCACGCAGCTTCTGCTCCACTTTGGTTTGGGTAGCAATACCTGCATGGTCGGAACCCGGAAGCCACAGTGCATCATAACCTTGCATCCGTTTGGTGCGGATCAGAATATCCTGCAGTGTAAAATCGAGCGCATGCCCAATGTGTAGCATCCCGGTCACATTCGGGGGTGGAATTACAATCGTATACGGCTCGGCATCTTTACGTTGACCGGCTTTGAAATATCCACGCTCCATCCAGGTGGAGTACCATTTATCCTCTGCCGCCTTAGGATCGTAAGTGGTCGGCATTTCTGTTGCAGCTGATTTTTTTTCCTCAGACATGTGTCATTCCTCCGTTACTTCATCATCTTCGCCAAAAAAAACAAAAAAAACCTTTCATCCATCAAAGGACGAAAGGTTAGCTTTCGCGGTACCACCTTTGTTTCACGCCGACAGCAAGATAGACTTCACCCTCTGTACATGACGTGACACTTCAAGCAGATAACGGCTGCTACCGGCCCATCCTACCTCAGAAACAAATGACGATAGATCTCATTCATCCCTTGTATTCAAACAGGCAACTCCCGGGCGACTTCGATCAGTTGGTTCCTGCGGAATCTCACAGCGTTGCAATTCCACTCTCTGAAAGGTCATACTGTCTACTACTCCCGTTCCACGTTGTTCTTCAAAAAACCTACACACATCATACCTTGCTCGTGCGCGATAGTCAACCTGACAACAGCGGATAAAGAGCGCTGGAATGCAGGTTTAGGACGAATCATGCAAAAACCCGCAATCCTCAAGGGGATCACGGGTCGTAACGAAGGCTTTAACTGCGGATTAAGGGATGTACAATATCTGACCTTCTTCCACAACCTGCTCAGATAATCGGTTATACAACTGAAGTTCCCTCGTGCTCAATTGATAACGATCTGCAATGGCATCCAGTGTATCTTCTCGCTGAACAATGCACAGTTTCACCTTGCGGAATGGGGTCTGGTCCACGATTGTTCCCAGGAACAGGTTCTTCCATTCCACATCATCAGCTGGATACGTTTCTTCCTGTACCACACCCGCAGGAACCTCATCACCTCGCTCCACTTCAGCATCGCGTGCAGCTCTGCCAGAGGATAACAAGGAAGAGATACCTACGCCCTCTTCTTGCCGGGGTGCGGATTCTTTTTTGCTGCCAAAAGCAACCTTCAGCTCCGGCTTGTCTTCCGTCTCAGCCACAGGTTCAGGAACAAATGCTTCGTTCTGTACGAACTCGTCTACCCCAGTCGCTTCAAAAGACGGTCGGTCTTCCTCCGCGTTGTCTGGTTCGGACGAAGCAAATACACCTTGCCAGTTCTCCGCCTGTGATTCGCCCGGGACATCGGCAACTGCCTGATTCTCCTGCTGAGGTACAGATCTCGCTGATTCGAAGTGCCATACCTCTGGTGCGTCCGGTACATCCCGTGCTGCCAACTCATTAGATGATTGAGCAGTAGGCTCTGAGACTGCTTGATCTGCACTTCTCGAGTTGGCAGGCAATACATCCGCGGAAGGCTCGGACCAACCCGAAGACTCGTCTTCCAGAGGCAGCAATGGTTCCGACTCAGGGTAAGAAGCTAACCGATCAGCGGTCTCAGCCATAAAAGACGAGATCGGAGAAGGTTCGCTATATTGCTCATTAGATGCCAATTCATCTGTATTCGCCGTTAGAGATGCGGGATCTTCGTTTGCATCAGGTTGTCTGTTTTCGTTAGCGTACTCCGCACTTTGCTCCTCGGATTGAAGTGGCTCGGCCAATGACGAATTCGCATATTCCTGCTGCGATTCTTCGCTATTCCCCAACGTCTCTTCCCTTGTGGACAGGTCAGCGAATTCAGGAGCACCATATGCAAGTTCTGCTGCATTCGCAAGTCTCTCTTCCTCACTCCGCTGGAGCAGGTACTCCTGTGCAAATATGTTGGGGTCGCTACCTGTCTGTGCTGCTTCATCGGAACGGTTGGTTTGCTGAGCATCAGGCGAATGAACAACTGTAAACTCATCTGCTGACCACACTTGTGGCTCTTCAACAGGAAAACCTTCGATGCCTCGCAGCGACAATACGCCTGTAATGTTCAGACTGCGATTGGATAACAGATCCACGTCAAAATTTTCGATCTCGATAGAAATATCCTCAATCGATCTGACCCGGTTCAGCGGCACTGTGATCTCCACGGGAATGAAATGTTTGAGCTCCTCTGAAGCCTCATTTTCTCCTCTGTACGCACCTGTAAGTAAAAGATGCCCTCTTAACGTGGCATGATCATCCTGCCCTATGACTTGAATGCGCGGGTATAGTTCAATCTCCTCCAATTCCTCAATCGCAGGGACTCCCTCAGACAAATGAACGCGCTCATAAATATCGAACCGCAAACCATAAGGTTGATTCAACAAAGGTGGCGTCCTCCTTTCGGCATATGTTCACCATGATCCTTCTCATGGGACTGATCCATGGTCCAAATCCTTCGTTACCCCATCTATATGCCTTGAATGAGGGGAGCATGCCACCTTTTGAAAAACCTTGTTATATTAAGCGAAATAGAGAATGTTGCACCTAGCCACTTCGATGACAGAACAACCTTCCGATCGCTGTTATCCCCAGATTTTTTTCATTCCTTTTTATAAAGGGAAAATCCGGGGATAGCTTATGCTTCCGAAGCAGCTTTCTTTCAGAAAGCTTTTAGGCGAACATTCCGCTTTTTTACGTTATTTCTGTCCTCTCCGTTCTCGTGTAACCAGTTAGTCGAACTTATATAGTGTATTAATAATTTTGACGCTCACGCTCTGCCAATTGTGTGAAATCGGGCGGCCAAGGATCATTCACTTCAATCATAGCTCCGGTTAAAGGATGACTAAACTTAAGCATCTCTCCGTGAAGTGCTTGTCGCCCAATGACATCCGCTCTACCTCCATACAACGCATCACCAATAAGCGGGTGTCCCGCGTAGCTCAGGTGTACACGAATTTGGTGTGTACGTCCTGTATCCAGCTTTAATCGTACAAGGGTTGCTCGTTCCCATACTTCGACGATCTCCACATGAGTAACCGCTTCCTGTCCACCTTCGGAGACACGCCTGCGCTGTTTGTGATGTCTGTCCTTGCCAATCGGAGCATCAATTTTGTGGAGTTCAAGGGGGATTTGTCCACCTGCAATGGCTACATAATGGCGGCCAATCTCTTTGCGTCGCATCGCTTCATCCAGTTTGGCGAGGGCAAAAGCATTTTTGGCATACAGAACAGGTCCGGTTGTATCCTCATCCAGTCGATGAACATGGCGTACGTTCGCCTGTATTCCGTTCATTTCATAATAGGAGGCAACCACGTGATCCAGCGTGATGGCCTGATCGGAACGGCTTCCATCCGGATGCAGTTTCATGCCTGCCGGTTTGTGCATAACCAGACAGAAATCATCCTCATACAATACATCCACATCAGCCCAGCGTGGCTCAACATCGATTGGCTGGGACGCAAAAAGGGCCAGCCGAAGCCGGTCCCCTGCAAGTTGTATTCCTCGGTTTGCTTTCAGCTGACGAAGCAGTTTCTCCGGAAACTGAAGTTCAGACAATAACCATTGCTCTGCAGCCATCGGTTTGTCCGAACTGCCTGTTACGGCTTTTCCTGGCATTAGCTCAAGCCATTCCCCGCGGCGTTTCCAACTCTTGATGGTCATAACGATTGAAGAGCTTTACGATTCGCCTCGATCGTATCGTCAATATCCTGCTCTGTGTGCACACCAGAGACAAACATGCCTTCGTATTGCGAAGGCGCAACACTCACACCTTGATCAATCATGGCCGCAAAATAACGACGGAATTGATCCAGATTGCTTTCTTTGGCAATGTCATAATTGGTTACGGGAACGGCACTAAAGAATGGACAAACCATGGAACCCACACGGTTAATGGTTATCGCAATACCCGTCTCAGCTGCATTTTTCTCGAATCCGGCTTGCAGACGTGCAGACAATGTCTCCAGACGGTCATAGACCTCTGGTGTTAACAATTTGAGCGTGGTATATCCTGCTGCCATAGCCAGCGGATTCCCACTAAGTGTACCTGCCTGATAGATCGGTCCGGTAGGAGCAATCTGTTCCATCAGATCCCGACGGCCACCATAAGCACCAACCGGGAGTCCGCCACCGATAACTTTACCCAGACAAGTCAGGTCAGGTGTAACCCCATACCGTCCCTGAGCACAGTTCAACCCTACGCGGAAACCGGTCATGACTTCGTCAAAAATAAGCAGGCTGCCATATTGGGTCGTTAAACTGCGCAGGCCTTCAAGGAAACCGGAAGCCGGAGGAACAACCCCCATGTTACCTGCTACAGGCTCCACAATAACAGCGGCCAGTTCTTCACCATAACGTTCAAAAGCAAGCTTAACGGACTCCAGATCGTTGTAAGGTACCGTAATTGTATTCACAGCTACACCTTCAGGTACACCTGGACTATCCGGTAGACCCAGTGTTGCGACACCTGAACCCGCCTTGATCAGCAAGCTGTCCGCATGTCCATGATATGATCCTTCAAACTTCAGAATTTTACTGCGTCCGGTTACCCCGCGTGCCAGTCGAATGGCACTCATGGTTGCTTCCGTGCCGGAATTAACCATCCGCACGATATCGATAGAAGGTACACGCTCACAGACCAGTTTAGCCATCTCGGTCTCCAGCAAGGTAGGCGCACCAAAGCTTGTTCCTTTGAGGGCTGTCTCACGCAAAGCTTCTACAACGTCAGGGTGTGCATGTCCCATAATTAGTGGGCCCCACGATCCCACATAGTCAATAAAAACATTGCCATCAATATCGTAGATTTTGGACCCTTCGCCGCGTTCTGCATAGATCGGAGTAAGTCCCACCGATTTGAATGCGCGTACAGGGCTGTTCACACCCCCGGGTATGTACTGCTTCGCTTCCTCAAACGCGCTGCGTGAGCGCTCATCATTGCGTCGATTACCTTGTTGTGCAGTCATGAATATCCTCCTTAATATAATTTATTTTATTTCTCAGCCAACCAGCGTGAAGCGTCTTTTCCGTAGTAGGTAATGATCATATCTGCACCTGCGCGTTTCATGCTGAGCAGGATTTCCATGGCAACTTTTTTCTCATCGATCCAGCCTTGAATCGCCGCCGCCTTTACCATGGCATACTCGCCACTTACATTATAGGCAACAAGCGGAAGATCAAATTGATCCTTGATGGTGCGCATAACATCTAGATAGGAAAGGGATGGTTTTACCATCAACATGTCCGCTCCTTCGAGCACATCCGTCTCTGCTTCACGCAAGGCTTCACGCGCGTTCGCCGGGTCCATCTGATAGGACTTACGGTCTCCGAATTGTGGTGTGGAATCTGCTGCTTCACGGAATGGACCATAAAATGCGGATGCATATTTAACAGAGTAGGACATGATCGGAATGTGACTGAATCCATTCTCATCCAGCCCGGCGCGGATCGCTTGTACAAATCCATCCATCATGTTGGATGGTGCAATAATGTCCGCTCCTGCTTTGGCTTGAGACACTGCCGTTTGCACGAGTAGATCCAGTGATTCATCATTTAACACATCTCCGCAGATGTGGCCGTCAATCTCCACGGTGTGTACCATACCGCAGTGACCGTGATCCGTGAATTCACACAGACAAGTATCCGCAACAACCAGCAATTCCGGGTACCAGGATTTGATCAATCTCGTCGCTTCCTGCACAATGCCATCTTCAGCGAAGCCAGATGAACCCACACTGTCCTTCGTCTCCGGAATACCGAACAATAACACGGCTGGAATTCCCAGCTCGGCAATTTCCGTTACTTCCTCCTGAAGCCGATCCAGCGAAAAGCGGAATACGCCAGGCATGGATTTAATTTCAGATTTTACATTTTCTCCATACGTCACATAGATTGGTTGAATAAAGTCGTCCACGGTTAGATGGGTCTCTCTGACCAAATTGCGAATACCTGTGGATTGGCGTAAACGGCGATGCCGTACAATTGGAAAACTCATACGAGTAAAACCTCCCTGAAAGTTAAATAGAGCAAAAAGGGAAGCGCGCTGGTATCCTATCGAATTCAGCACGCTTCATATGTTGACATGATTACATGTGTATTAATTTCGAAGAGCGCCTTCTTTGGTGCCAGTCCGTTTCCAGTCGCATAGCACTGTGATCAAGCTATCCATCGTTGCTTCCTCTGCCATCAGTGTAACCTTTAGTCCAGCGGCCTCTGCCGTCTTCGCTGTAACAGGTCCGATACACGCAACCTCTACATCTTTCATTAAAGGCAATGGATCTTGCAACCCCATACGTTTCAACATACTCATGAAGTTGGTAACCGTCGATGAACTTGTAAAGGTCACCGCATGAATACCACCTTCTTCAAGTAACTTAAGCAATTCGTCATCATCCTCACCAGCGAGGATCGTATCGTAGATGATGGCTTCGGTGACCTGAAGCCCTCGTTCTCTCAACTGGTCACGCAACCACGTACGTGCAAGATCACCGTGCGGAAGCAGTACTCTCTGACCTTCCTTCAGTTCACTTTCAAAAGTCTCAAGCATGCCTTCGGCCTGGAAAGGACCTTTGACAACCTCTGCAACGATGCCATGTTTGCGTAAAGCGTCTGCTGTGGAAGGTCCTACGGCAGCAATTCTTGCTTGATGAATCGAGCGAATATCCTTGCCTTCCTGTTCCAGGTGGCGGAAGAAAAACTCCACGCCGTTCACACTTGTGAAAAACACCCAGTCATAGGTATTTAAAGCACTGAAGGCGTCTTCGACACTTTGCTGCGCAGATTCACTGGACGGCATGACCGTCTCAATAACCGGAAACTCATACGGTTCGCCGCCGAGTTCCTCAATGCGATTCACCAGTTCACTCGCCTGACTGCGAGCACGGGTTACCAGAATTCGTTTGCCAAACAGCGGAAGAGCTTCTGCCCATTTCAATTGTTCCCTTTGATTGACGACATCCCCCACCACAATAACAGCTGGCGGTTGGAAATTGGCTGCGATCACTTTCGCTTCTATATCTTCAAGGGTACCTATAAGGGTATCCTGTTCCGCTCGTGTTCCCCAACGAATCAGAGCTACCGGTGTTTGCGCTGGACGACCATGACGAATCAATTGTTCGCTGATATATCCAATTTTGGCAACCCCCATCATAAATACAAGTGTGCCCGTTGCATTCGTCACTTTATCCCAATGGATACTGCGATCAAGCTTGTCCGGACTCTCATGCCCCGTAATAATAGAGATGGAAGATGCATAGTCACGGTGAGTGACGGGAATTCCGGCATACGCAGGTACACTTATTGCAGCGGTAACCCCAGGTACAATCTCAAACGGAATTCCGTTTTTGTGCAGCAAACCCGCCTCTTCGCCTACACGTCCAAAGATCGTCGGGTCGCCACCCTTAAGTCGAACTACAACCTTGCCCTCAAGCGCCAGATCCACCAACAGTTGATTGATCTCTTCCTGTTTCATCGTATGCCGATCCGGGCGCTTGCCCACGTAAATCTTGACTGCGCCGGGTTTCATTTGTTTCAACAATCTCGGACTTGCCAAACGATCGTAGACTACAGCATCGGCTTTACCGATGGATTCCCACCCTTTTACCGTAATCAGCTTTGCATCCCCAGGACCTGCCCCTACCAAAAAGACCTTTCCCACCATGTCTTCATCCCCTAACTTCTGCCAGTATCTGCTCTGCTCCCCGTTCGATCAATCTCCAAGCCACTTCTTCACCCAGACGAACCGGGTCCTTGCCGATCAGAGCTTCCTTAAGAATCAGTCCACCATCCGGCGTGCCGACCATACCTGTTAATTGTAACGTGTTTTCACCATTCAGGGAATCTGCATCTTGCTGAGGTACCCATACCGCATGAGCACCAATCGGAACCTGGCAGCCCCCATTTAATACACTGAGAAAACGGCGTTCCGCCTGTACAGGAAATGCTGTCTCCGGATCATTATACAGCTGCAGCAAGTGCAACAGTTCCTCATCGTCTTCACGACATTCGATACCAAGCGCGCCTTGACCTACTGCCGGAAGGCAAGCTGTTTCCGTCAGGTACTCCGTGATTCGGTCTTCCCATCCCATACGGTACAATCCTGCAGCCGCCAGAATAATCGCATCGAACCCTTCGGTCTCCAGCTTCCGCAGGCGGGAATCAATATTGCCGCGTATCGATTCCAATTGCAAATCTGGACGATAGGCCTTTAATTGGCTCGACCGGCGCAGACTGCTTGTTCCGACTCTAGCTCCTTCTGGCAGTTGATCCAGAGTAAGCCCACCATTGGAGATCAGCGCATCCCGTGGATCTGCACGACGAGGTATAGCCCCATTCGTTAATCCTTCGGGTAACTCGGAAGGCATATCTTTCATACTATGAACAGCCATATCAATCGTACGATCAATCATCGCCTGTTCAATCTCTTTGACAAACAAACCTTTGCCTCCCACTTTTGACAACGTTACATCCAGAATGAGATCTCCTTTGGTAACAATCTTATGTACTTCAAAGTCAAAAGCTAATCCTTCCCGCTCACAAATATCGCGTAAATCCTGAATGACATGGCCTGTCTGGGTTAGCGCAAGCGCGCTCTGTCTACTTCCAACTTTAATTGTACGCATATCTACACTTCCTCCTGATTACGGGATATCCAGTCCCCGATTTCTTCTTCGGTCCACCACCGAAAATGGCCTGTACGAATATCTTCTAATATGTGCATTTCAGTTAACTGCCGAAGCAACGTACTTCTGAGACTTGAAGATGACACGCGTGACTTCACCTCGGTCCTCATCTGGTGCAAAAACTCAAGGTACGTCTCATACTCATCACCGAACTGTCGTTCGAGTGTGGCACGTATCTCCGCAGCTGCTGCCGGTCCCGCTCCTGCTGTGGATATCGCTATGCTTAATCTCCCACGCCTGACCACGCTTGGCGTAATAAAGCTGCTGTGCTCCGAAGACATTGCGTCATTCACCAATATGCCCACAGCC
This window contains:
- a CDS encoding LysM peptidoglycan-binding domain-containing protein, which translates into the protein MLNQPYGLRFDIYERVHLSEGVPAIEELEEIELYPRIQVIGQDDHATLRGHLLLTGAYRGENEASEELKHFIPVEITVPLNRVRSIEDISIEIENFDVDLLSNRSLNITGVLSLRGIEGFPVEEPQVWSADEFTVVHSPDAQQTNRSDEAAQTGSDPNIFAQEYLLQRSEEERLANAAELAYGAPEFADLSTREETLGNSEESQQEYANSSLAEPLQSEEQSAEYANENRQPDANEDPASLTANTDELASNEQYSEPSPISSFMAETADRLASYPESEPLLPLEDESSGWSEPSADVLPANSRSADQAVSEPTAQSSNELAARDVPDAPEVWHFESARSVPQQENQAVADVPGESQAENWQGVFASSEPDNAEEDRPSFEATGVDEFVQNEAFVPEPVAETEDKPELKVAFGSKKESAPRQEEGVGISSLLSSGRAARDAEVERGDEVPAGVVQEETYPADDVEWKNLFLGTIVDQTPFRKVKLCIVQREDTLDAIADRYQLSTRELQLYNRLSEQVVEEGQILYIP
- the hemB gene encoding porphobilinogen synthase, whose translation is MSFPIVRHRRLRQSTGIRNLVRETHLTVDDFIQPIYVTYGENVKSEIKSMPGVFRFSLDRLQEEVTEIAELGIPAVLLFGIPETKDSVGSSGFAEDGIVQEATRLIKSWYPELLVVADTCLCEFTDHGHCGMVHTVEIDGHICGDVLNDESLDLLVQTAVSQAKAGADIIAPSNMMDGFVQAIRAGLDENGFSHIPIMSYSVKYASAFYGPFREAADSTPQFGDRKSYQMDPANAREALREAETDVLEGADMLMVKPSLSYLDVMRTIKDQFDLPLVAYNVSGEYAMVKAAAIQGWIDEKKVAMEILLSMKRAGADMIITYYGKDASRWLAEK
- a CDS encoding folylpolyglutamate synthase/dihydrofolate synthase family protein, translating into MTELDGTDAAAPLLTYNEAVDWINGLIPFGIRPGLERIESLMSMLGNPHQRLKFIHVAGTNGKGSTCAFLTSVLLQAGYDVGTFTSPYITKFTNRFQYNGEDIPEEILLKLSNRLHPLVMEMASTPLGSPTMFEVSTALALLYYAEECYPDVVVWETGLGGRMDVTNIVAPVVSVITNIGMDHTDVLGDTIEQIAGEKAGIIKPGVPVVTCATQPEAVKVIQEKAQQLQSSVYLAGDQFSYHRLDSNENGQSFHFTGPFRDLDVRIRMQGSHQCDNAAAALMVLELLRQYMAFMLDDNDIALGLENAFWAGRFEKVVDEPRIVLDGAHNPEGAESLAKSITDVYPHNKLILMMGMLANKHHEAYLQHILPLVDTLILTEPDFRRKMDAAELLQIVERVRPAIAKQELEIIVEPEWAKALDLLKSRTEAEDLGVVSGTLYLIADVRAALLHQTDSEKGW
- a CDS encoding valine--tRNA ligase, with the translated sequence MSEEKKSAATEMPTTYDPKAAEDKWYSTWMERGYFKAGQRKDAEPYTIVIPPPNVTGMLHIGHALDFTLQDILIRTKRMQGYDALWLPGSDHAGIATQTKVEQKLREEGLTRYDLGREKFLEKVWDWKDQYATTIRQQWGKMGLSLDYSRERFTLDEGLSQAVRKVFVQLYEKGLIYRGKRIINWDPVNRTALSDIEVEYKEVQGHLYHLRYPLKDGSGYVTVATTRPETMLGDTAVAVHPKDERYADMIGKVLVLPIIGREIPIIADDYVDKEFGSGAVKITPAHDPNDFEVGLRHDLPQITVMDESGTMNAEAGKYQGLDRSDCRKQIVADLKEQGVLINIEDHTHQVGHSERTGAVVEPYLSTQWFVEMKPLAERAIKKQQSGEGVNFVPDRFEKTYLNWIENVRDWCISRQLWWGHRIPAWYDEETGEIIVSAEDPTTLPEYAGRKLRQDEDVLDTWFSSGLWPFSTLGWPEDTEDLQRYYPTSVLVTGYDIIYFWVARMIFTALEFTDEIPFKDVLMHGLVRDADGRKMSKSLGNGVDPLDVIEKYGADAMRYMISTSSTPGQDLRFRWERVEQARNFANKIWNASRFALMNLEGFTYEERDISGELGTADYWILHRLNETSRDITRLIEAYEFGETGRVLYNFIWDDLCDWYIEFAKLSFYGEDPVAKKKTQSVLAYVLDQTMRLIHPFMPYISEEIWQHLPHEGETITLASWPVYDPALENPEAVAEMNLLMDTIRAVRNIRAEVNVPMSKKIELMVKANSPETSSIIERNSHYIKRFCNTSEFDSGLDLNSPDKAMTAIITGAELYLPLAGLIDIEQEVARLEKELENLEGEVLRVEKKLANEGFVAKAPAKVIEEERAKQADYSDKRDKVIARIKELKG
- a CDS encoding RluA family pseudouridine synthase, yielding MTIKSWKRRGEWLELMPGKAVTGSSDKPMAAEQWLLSELQFPEKLLRQLKANRGIQLAGDRLRLALFASQPIDVEPRWADVDVLYEDDFCLVMHKPAGMKLHPDGSRSDQAITLDHVVASYYEMNGIQANVRHVHRLDEDTTGPVLYAKNAFALAKLDEAMRRKEIGRHYVAIAGGQIPLELHKIDAPIGKDRHHKQRRRVSEGGQEAVTHVEIVEVWERATLVRLKLDTGRTHQIRVHLSYAGHPLIGDALYGGRADVIGRQALHGEMLKFSHPLTGAMIEVNDPWPPDFTQLAERERQNY
- the hemL gene encoding glutamate-1-semialdehyde 2,1-aminomutase is translated as MTAQQGNRRNDERSRSAFEEAKQYIPGGVNSPVRAFKSVGLTPIYAERGEGSKIYDIDGNVFIDYVGSWGPLIMGHAHPDVVEALRETALKGTSFGAPTLLETEMAKLVCERVPSIDIVRMVNSGTEATMSAIRLARGVTGRSKILKFEGSYHGHADSLLIKAGSGVATLGLPDSPGVPEGVAVNTITVPYNDLESVKLAFERYGEELAAVIVEPVAGNMGVVPPASGFLEGLRSLTTQYGSLLIFDEVMTGFRVGLNCAQGRYGVTPDLTCLGKVIGGGLPVGAYGGRRDLMEQIAPTGPIYQAGTLSGNPLAMAAGYTTLKLLTPEVYDRLETLSARLQAGFEKNAAETGIAITINRVGSMVCPFFSAVPVTNYDIAKESNLDQFRRYFAAMIDQGVSVAPSQYEGMFVSGVHTEQDIDDTIEANRKALQSL